TACGGCCTGCCCATCAAACGCTGGCTCCTCGACCACGAGGCCGCCTGACCGCGCCGCTCGTCACTCGCCCCGTCGGTCCCCCGGCGTACGCTCGCAAACATGTGCCGCAACATCCACACCCTGCACAATTTCGAGCCGCCGGCCACCCCGGACGAGGTGCACGCGGCCGCCCTGCAATACGTCCGCAAGATCAGCGGAACCACCAAACCCTCGCAGGCCAACCAGCCGGCCTTCGACCGCGCCGTGGAAGAGATCACCGCCGCCACCGCCCGGCTGCTGGCCGGGCTCACCACCAACGCCCCGCCGAAGGACCGCGAGGCCGAGGCCGCCAAGGCCCGAGCCCGCGCCCAGGTCCGCTACACCCGCATCAGCTAGCGCGGCCGGCGTGCCTCCGGCCCGACGCGAGACCGGGGCCTACACGGTCCAGCTTTCGCGTGAGCACGCCGCGCTGCTCGAAAGCCTCGGCGAGCTGTACCACGCCGCCCCCGAGCGCCTGCTCGAGAGCTGTGCCGTTCACTGGATCGAGGCGCAGGCGGCGAGCATGGAGGCCGCCGCCGAGCGGCCGGGTGAACCCTAGACGCCGACGGAGGATTCGAGCCGGGAGCCGGTGCGGCCGCGGATGACGTGCAGGCGGCTGGGGATGCGCTGCCGCATCTCGTCCACGTGGCTGACCACGCCGACGACGCGGCCACCGGAGCGGAGTTCGTCGAGGACGCCCATGACGGCGTCGAGGGTGTCGGCGTCGAGACTGCCGAAGCCCTCGTCGATGAACAGGGTGTCCATGACCAGGCCGCCGGATTCGGCGGAGACCACGTCGGCCAGGCCCAGCGCCAAAGCCAGTGAGGCCATGAAAGTTTCGCCGCCGGAGAGCGTCTTGGCGGGGCGGACCGCGCCGGTGTAGTCGTCGCGGATGTCCAGGCCCAGGCCGCCGCGGCGGCCGCGGGGGCCCGCGGCATCGGTGTGGACGAATTCGTAACGGCCGCCGGACATTCGGCGCAGGCGCACCGAACCGGCCACCGCCACCTCTTCCAGCCGGGCGGCCAGCACGTAGGAGCGCAGGGACATGCGGCGGTTGTTCTCGCCGCGACCGGCCACCACTTCCGCCAGCCGGGCGAGCTCCTCGTGCGCGCGTTGCAGGGGCGCCACCCGGTCGACGGCCGCCCACAGCTGGGAGCACAGGCCCTCGAGATCCTCCACCCGGCGCGTGGCCTCGGCGTGGGCGGCGACCGCCTGGTTGAGCGCCGACTCCGCCTGTGCCACCGCGTTTTCCAGTTCGCCGAGATCGGCGGGAGCGCTGTCGCCGGCGGCCTGGATCTCCGGCTCGGCCAGCACCGCCGCGGCGTGCGCCCGCGCCCGGTCGGCGGCCACCAGTTCGTCCTCGAGCGCCGACTGTTGCGCGGCGGTGCGGGTGGCGGCGTCGACGGCGCGGGCGTATTCGCCGAGCACGGCGTAATCCGGTCCGGACTCCCCCATCACCGGCGGCGCGGTGGCCACCAAACCCGCCTCGTAGGACAGTCTTTCGACGCGGACCGCGGCCGCGGCCACCTGCTCACGCGCGGTGGCGGCCGCGACGCGGGCGGCGCGCACCGCGGTGGCGTCCTCGACCAACGCGGCCAGTCGCGCTCGCCGCCGCTCCACGGTTCCGTCCGCACCCGCCGCGGCCAGCAGCCGCTCGCTGAGTTCGGCCAGCCGGCGATCGGTGGCGACAATGCGCTCCAGCGTGGCGCTGGCGCGGCTTTCGCACTCGCGCACCTCGTCCTGCACCTTCGTGTGATCGGTGCGCAGCGCGTTCAGCTCGGCGGTCAGCCCGTCGACCAGCCCCGCGATCCGCTCGGCCTCGGTGTACCGCCGCGTCGAATCGTTCAGCGCGGCAGCCAATTCCGCCTTGTCCACATCGCCGCCGCGCTCCACCAGCACCTCGACGGCCCGCTCCAGCTCGGCCACCCGCTGCCCGGCGCGCTCGCGATCGCCCTCCGCCTTCCGCTCCGCCGCCAGCGCCGCGTCCTCGTCCGTCTTCGATACGGCGTGCTCGGCGGGCTGCGCCGGATTCGGGTGCGCGACCGACCCGCACACCGCGCACGGCTCCCCCTCGGCCAGCCCTTCGGCCAGCTCGGCCGCCATCCCCGCCATGCGCTGCTCCCGCAACGACTGCGTCCGCCGCCACGCCTCCTGATGCGCGACCCGCGCCCGCTCGAACGCCGCGCTGGCCTTGGCCAGCTCACCGCGCCGGCGCTCCAGCTCGACGGCCGCGGTGGCGGATGTCCGCAAGCGCTGACACTCCGCCTCCAACCCGGGCAGCGCGGCGGCCGCGTCGCTCGCGCCCCGCAACCGAACCTCCACCGCCGCAATGGCTTCCGGCAGCTCCGCCAGCCGCGCGGCCAGCTTCGCCGCGCGCCCGTCCAACTCCGCCTGCTCTTTACGCAGCCCGATCAGCTCCCGGCCCAATCGAGCGGCCGAGTCCGCATCGCCCCGTACTTCGTCGAGCGCGCCGATATGCGCAGTCCACCGCTGCACCGCGGCCTCGAGCCCAAGCTCGCGCGCCACGTGCCCCGCGCGCGCCGCGTGCCCCGCGCGCGCCACGTGCCCCGCGCGCGCCGCGTGCCCCACGTGCCCCGCGCGCGCCGCGTGCCCCACGTGCCCCGCGCGCGCCGCGTGCCCCGCGCCCGGCGATGCACCGCCCGTCATTCCGGCGTGTTCTTGGCCGGAATCCCCTGCGGCAGTGTGGATCCCGGCCAAAAGCGCGCCGGGATGACGAGGGGGATTCGCGTCGAGGTCGGCGGCGGAGCTCGGCGCGCCGGGATGACGAGGGGGATTCGCGTCGAGGTCGGCGGCGGAGCTCGGCGCGCCGGGATGACGAAGGGGATTCGCATCGAGGTCGGCGGCGGCGCTCGGCGTGCGGGGCACATCCTGGGCTTGCCCCTCCTCGATGTCGGCGAGATCGGCGGCGAGGGGTGTGCCCGCGAGTTCGGCGGCGGCGAGATCGGCTGCGGCCCATACTGTTCCGGGGAGCTCGGCGGCGGCGGGGTCGAGGAGGCGGTCGGCGAGTT
This sequence is a window from Nocardia yunnanensis. Protein-coding genes within it:
- a CDS encoding AAA family ATPase, with protein sequence MRLHRLELTAFGPFAETAVVDFDELGADGLFLLHGQTGAGKTTVLDAIAFALYGRVPGARAESKRLHSDHADQQTPPRVLLEATLGGRRLRLIRSPEFQRPSKRAKSGFVTENAAATLEWLDGRGQHLSRIPDIGEEVLRLLGMSADQFFQVVLLPQGDFARFLRADNEDREKLLEKLFDTERFGTAEQWLTDKRKASTAELETRKHGIDRLIAQVGVAAGLPATETAAPAESVGWSQSLLTAARTHRTDTAVELARRQQDSARVRATAEAERRRHELHRRRAAAQAQLADFAATAELRAARHTELDRARRAEPVAAALTEARTAAVTLRHRTDDATRAAEQLADRLLDPAAAELPGTVWAAADLAAAELAGTPLAADLADIEEGQAQDVPRTPSAAADLDANPLRHPGAPSSAADLDANPPRHPGAPSSAADLDANPPRHPGALLAGIHTAAGDSGQEHAGMTGGASPGAGHAARAGHVGHAARAGHVGHAARAGHVARAGHAARAGHVARELGLEAAVQRWTAHIGALDEVRGDADSAARLGRELIGLRKEQAELDGRAAKLAARLAELPEAIAAVEVRLRGASDAAAALPGLEAECQRLRTSATAAVELERRRGELAKASAAFERARVAHQEAWRRTQSLREQRMAGMAAELAEGLAEGEPCAVCGSVAHPNPAQPAEHAVSKTDEDAALAAERKAEGDRERAGQRVAELERAVEVLVERGGDVDKAELAAALNDSTRRYTEAERIAGLVDGLTAELNALRTDHTKVQDEVRECESRASATLERIVATDRRLAELSERLLAAAGADGTVERRRARLAALVEDATAVRAARVAAATAREQVAAAAVRVERLSYEAGLVATAPPVMGESGPDYAVLGEYARAVDAATRTAAQQSALEDELVAADRARAHAAAVLAEPEIQAAGDSAPADLGELENAVAQAESALNQAVAAHAEATRRVEDLEGLCSQLWAAVDRVAPLQRAHEELARLAEVVAGRGENNRRMSLRSYVLAARLEEVAVAGSVRLRRMSGGRYEFVHTDAAGPRGRRGGLGLDIRDDYTGAVRPAKTLSGGETFMASLALALGLADVVSAESGGLVMDTLFIDEGFGSLDADTLDAVMGVLDELRSGGRVVGVVSHVDEMRQRIPSRLHVIRGRTGSRLESSVGV
- a CDS encoding DUF2277 domain-containing protein yields the protein MCRNIHTLHNFEPPATPDEVHAAALQYVRKISGTTKPSQANQPAFDRAVEEITAATARLLAGLTTNAPPKDREAEAAKARARAQVRYTRIS